From the genome of Elusimicrobiaceae bacterium:
ACGGCTTAAACGGAGCGGGCGGTTTTGGCGGATTTAATGCCTCCGGCTTTGCTGATGTAGGAGATATTTTCGGCTCTGTTTTTGGAGATATTTTTGGGGGCGGTTTTGGGGCGCGCGGCGGTAAACCGCGGGTGCGCCGTGGGGAAGATTTGAAAGTAGATGTGGATTTGACTTTAGAACAAGCCTATAGCGGTTTAGAGAAAGAAGTTTCGTATACACGGTTGGACCGCTGTAGTGCCTGCGGCGGAACCGGCGCAGAAGAAGGGAGCCAAGTCAAAACCTGTCGTTCTTGCAACGGAACGGGCAGCGTAGTGTACCAACAAGGATTTTTTAGTATGCGCCAAACCTGTCCGGACTGCGGTGGCAAGGGCCAAGTAGTGGAAAAACCCTGCAAAAAATGTCGCGGTACCGGTGAAGAGCGGGTCAAAGAGAAAATTACCGTTAAAATTCCGTCTGGTGTGCGCAGCGGGGTCACCTTACGCGTTACCAATGGCGGAGATATCGGCCAAAATGGCGGCGGTTATGGTGACTTATATGTAGAAATGCATGTAAAAAATCATAAAATCTTTGAGCGTGAAGGTGACAATTTACTTTTAAGTGCAACGATTACTTATCCGCAAGCCGTTTTGGGAGGCAGTATCAAAGTACCTACCATTGAAGGCAAAGAAATAGAAGTCACTATTCCCAAAGGTACCCAATTTGGGGAAGTATTAAAAATGCAAGGGTGCGGTATGCCAAAACTGGGCAAGAAAGGCTTTGGTGATTTACTCATTGCGGTAAAAATAGAAGTTCCTAAAAAACCGACTGCCCGCCAAAAAGAACTGCTCGAAGAGTTGGCCAAAGAAACCGGTGGCAAAAAAAGTTTCTTTGAAAAATTATTTGAGAAATAATTACAAATATCC
Proteins encoded in this window:
- the dnaJ gene encoding molecular chaperone DnaJ, which codes for MKEDYYEILGISRTATETEIKSAFRRAAMKCHPDRNPGDKNAEEQFKKVNEAFSVLSDPQKKQVYDQYGHDGLNGAGGFGGFNASGFADVGDIFGSVFGDIFGGGFGARGGKPRVRRGEDLKVDVDLTLEQAYSGLEKEVSYTRLDRCSACGGTGAEEGSQVKTCRSCNGTGSVVYQQGFFSMRQTCPDCGGKGQVVEKPCKKCRGTGEERVKEKITVKIPSGVRSGVTLRVTNGGDIGQNGGGYGDLYVEMHVKNHKIFEREGDNLLLSATITYPQAVLGGSIKVPTIEGKEIEVTIPKGTQFGEVLKMQGCGMPKLGKKGFGDLLIAVKIEVPKKPTARQKELLEELAKETGGKKSFFEKLFEK